The nucleotide sequence CCTGTTTTGAGGGTGTCGCTGATTTCTTTGTAGACTTCGTCGACGCTGGGCATGGATTCGATGTTCCATTTGTGCAGGATTGTTTTGGCGCGGTCGATGATGACTTTGCGTCTGGCTTCGCGGATGTCTTCGATTTTGTCAAGTATGACTTTGGCGCTGCATGGTCCTACGCGGTTTATGCTTTCAACGCTTGCGGCTATAAGAGCCGTGGAAACGCGGTCTAAACTGGTAGGTATGGTAATGGCGCCGTGGGTGCGGTCATTCTTAGAATGTAGCTCAATTTCGATTCTGCCGATGCGACCAGTTTTTTGCAGTTCCCGCAAATCTAGTTCTGGACCAAATAGTCCTTCAGTTTGACCAAAAACTGCTCCGATTACATCAGGTTTTTCAACAACACCTTCAATGTCAAATCTTGCATGTATAATATACTTTATAGTAAATGTTTGAGATGTACCCGTAAGGTTAGCCTCCTTTTTTGTGATGTTTAAGTTAAGGTTTAATGTGCATGAAAAGAGCTTTTCGTCAAGTCATGCGAGTTATTAAACGTTTAGCGTTTTTATCAATTATTGTTCGCACGGTTTAATAATGCTTGTGGTTTCTACGCCTTCAACCTCACGGTTTTTAGCTAAACATGTCATTTCTGTCCATGAACTTTTAGGGGAGGGTGGCGTTGTTTGGGAAGCCTCTGCGTTCCCAGTATCCGCGGTAGTCTACATCGTCAGAGAGTTCAATTTGGGTGACCCATTTTATCCATTTGTACCCGTACTGGCTTTCTGCTACTAACTCAAAGGGGTAGCCTCTTTCAGGCGGCAGCGTCAACCCGTTCATCTTGTACGCAAGCAGTATGTCATTGCCTTGGATGTACTCAATGGGCAGCGAAGTTGTGTAGCCATCATACGCATGGAAAATAACCACCTTTGCTTCGGGTTTAACGCCTGCCTGCAATAGCAAATCCTCCACCAAGATCCCCTCCCACAGAATAGTTACGTCCCAGCCTTCAACACAGTAGAGGGTAACTACTTTTTGGTACTGCTGATGCCCGTTTACTACGTCACGATAGCTAAGCTGCAAAGTGTTATCAACAAGACCCGAAACTGCAAGCTGATAATTCGTAATATTCACGTGCTGTGGACCACTAATCGAGTTCTCCCTAAACTCCCCTATAGACGAGAGGTCTTGCCCTTCATAATCGCGAATCTCCGAAGGATACAAATCCTTAGGTGCACGCGGGTACCCTACAACAAACAACGTAACAATCAAAGCTACCCCCAACAAAACAACAACATACGGTCTGACTTTGCTAAATCTTGTTTTTTCCATTTCTTTAGATAACCCCATTTTATGCTTGGCAACCGTCCCGTTGATTGCCCCTTTTCTTGTCAGCAACGAATCGTTGACTTAGCCATAACTTCGAAGTAACCTCAAACAAAAGCGTTGCAAAAACTATTGCATATCAAAGAAACTGGCACTGCTCAACTGCTTAACAATACCTAATGAAGACTCTTAGTTATTACCGTTTTGCCCAAAAATCCTTGTTTTCTTGATGATTTTGCCGTAAACTAAACGCGGTTTGGTCGCAAAGTTGTTTTGCTGGTGGTTTATAAAAAACAGTGGGTTAGCGTTTTGGCTTGAAATGTTGCCTTGCATGCATCTCTAAGTCTATGACGCTTTGAAAAGTATCGCCACACCAAGGGCACTCAACTAACTCTGTTGATTCCACAAATCTCACCTTTTAATGCAATTGCTTACTGCCGCCTAAAAAAGTGTGTATGTGCAAAAAGTTACAGCAAACAAGGCATAAACAGCCGAAAAACTAGGATTCTCTTCACAAAGAGGAAGAGAAAGTTGAAGATTTACTTTTGCTGCTGCAGTTTTTCTTCAACTACAATCATGGTGAGGGTGGAACGCACTTTGTCGAGCCTGCGGATGCGCCACGTTACAATCTCCTTTAACCGGTCCATGGTGTCTGCCGTAACACGTGCCACGATGTCGTAGACGCCATAAACCGCAGAAGACTCCTTTACGCCTTCAACTGTTTTTAACTCCTCGAGAACGTCGCTTTCAGAACCTATTTCAGTGTTAATAAGTACAAATGCTGTAGGCATATCAATCCTCACACACTACTTTGTAGCGTAGCATTAAAATATTTTTCTAACATCCCCGTCCCGCCAAAGTGCCGTGCTATTCTAGTATTTGTGCTTGTTTGAGTGCAAGCCACGCAATCGACAGGAACGCGATGATGTATGCGAAAGCTATGCCCACTGCGTTTGCCACTACCGACGCTAACGGCTGCGTATAAGCTGTAGTTTGGTCAATGATTGGTTGGTCGTTCACGGTTAAGTCTATGCTTATTTGGGTAAAGTTCACTTCCGCTGAGGGATGAAGCACATAGTTAACCAAGTTTGTGCCTATGCTATCCGTTCCCGCGGTTAACGCTACTGCACCTTGATTTGTAAGAAACGCACCTTCAACACCGCCTCCCGGCACAAGATTTAGCGCAGGCGAGGGCCCAACAAAAACCGAAATTATCGGAACCGCAAAAAGCAAACCCACAAAAATGCCCAAAGCAAAAAGCGCCGAAAGCATCGTGTTTTTGGAAAGCGAACCCGCCGCCAAGATTATGGCAACCCAAATAAACGTGCTGATTACATTTCCCAAGAGCCCCAGAGGCGCCAAATGCAAATTATTCTGCGGTCCATAAACAAACACTGCACCTACACCCGCTAACGTGAAAAGTATGGCGTACGTGACCAGAAGTATCAGGAGCGTGGCGAAGAGTTTGCCCGCAAAAACCATGGTTCGTGAAACGGGTTTGGTGAGCAAGGGGACTAT is from Candidatus Bathyarchaeota archaeon and encodes:
- a CDS encoding molybdopterin-dependent oxidoreductase, whose product is MEKTRFSKVRPYVVVLLGVALIVTLFVVGYPRAPKDLYPSEIRDYEGQDLSSIGEFRENSISGPQHVNITNYQLAVSGLVDNTLQLSYRDVVNGHQQYQKVVTLYCVEGWDVTILWEGILVEDLLLQAGVKPEAKVVIFHAYDGYTTSLPIEYIQGNDILLAYKMNGLTLPPERGYPFELVAESQYGYKWIKWVTQIELSDDVDYRGYWERRGFPNNATLP
- a CDS encoding Lrp/AsnC ligand binding domain-containing protein, which produces MPTAFVLINTEIGSESDVLEELKTVEGVKESSAVYGVYDIVARVTADTMDRLKEIVTWRIRRLDKVRSTLTMIVVEEKLQQQK
- a CDS encoding ABC transporter permease, translated to MTTQTATRTRPSWITRFLAIVRYEMLWNIRKKKFMGIVILALALSIISLALPPILSSTTGEAIAANPNYAVTFTTPGIVMFLFALVIAMNSISSEFESGTIVPLLTKPVSRTMVFAGKLFATLLILLVTYAILFTLAGVGAVFVYGPQNNLHLAPLGLLGNVISTFIWVAIILAAGSLSKNTMLSALFALGIFVGLLFAVPIISVFVGPSPALNLVPGGGVEGAFLTNQGAVALTAGTDSIGTNLVNYVLHPSAEVNFTQISIDLTVNDQPIIDQTTAYTQPLASVVANAVGIAFAYIIAFLSIAWLALKQAQILE